A region of the Gopherus flavomarginatus isolate rGopFla2 chromosome 3, rGopFla2.mat.asm, whole genome shotgun sequence genome:
GATGTCCTGTCTGTGGCTCCTTCCTGTTGCCCAGAACTCCTGTTCCCCTCCTGCATGGTAGTCAGGATCTTTTCTCCCCACACTAACAGCAGCAACTCCCTCCAGTGCCATATACAGATTTATTTACGTGATACAGAGAATCATTTTGTAACCCAATAGCAAAAACAACCCTGGAATTGTCACCTTCCTAGTTAATCaatattaaaaacagtttaattgAACCTAGATCACCTTTTGTGTAGGACATAACACAGTAGTGCTCAAGCATGTTAACCTTTTAACTTTGGAGATCTGGAATCAAATGTGTCTAACACGTGCATAGACAAAGCTCTTTGCACCAGGGACCTTTTTGTTCTATCTGTCTATGACATGGCTAATACACATTGGCACTTTGCTATAAAATTAATTAAGATGGCCTTAGTCTAGTGTGCAGTATAAAATTTATCCATATAGGAAAGCCATTACATCAATGCTGAGATGCTCAGCGTGCAGGTAACAGGGACAATTATCAGGCCTTGAGTTCAGTGAACAGCATGAAAAAGCCAAACACGTCAACTTTTATCTATTCTTAGTCACAGTTCACACAAGACAGGCAGAACTATTTAAAATAATTGAGTTGTAAGAAAATCTGCTATGTATGCagagtaagggcttgtcttcactaaggCGCTAAGTCCATGTAAGTTACATAGCTTCTTGAGGTGGATTACAGAAGTGGataggagagcactctcccatcaacttagcaTGTCTTAACCAGACTCACTAAATCACTGCTGCTGCACTGATCGCAGCAGTGCCAATTTAGCCCTAAGACAGACAGTGAATTGTAGATAGTTTAACTAATGTCATACTTTTAAACAGGGTCAGCTTTGACATTAATGCTTTCCTTAAATAACTATACCTCTCTCCTCTATCAATCAGTATTCAGGAGAGAATTCAAAGTTCAGGTTTATATAGAAGGGACATCATGATGTTTGATGGCAAATTACAATGAAGAATCTAaaacctttattaaaaaaaagatggtAAAAGCAGGAACCAGTTGGAATCCAGGAAACAAGATTTTGTACATATAAATACATCTACATAATTACATCATTGCTGAGTTTCACAGTCCCACGTTTACCCATTTCAAGTCAGACAAGAGAAATATACTGTTAAAAAGACTGTTAAGCATCCAGGTCTGAAAAATTTGGCCTATAAGTATTACTGCTAATACCATGAGAACAGTaatttccccccccacacacacacacacgttttgaCCAATATTTATGACAAAGTTGCctagctttttttaaatttacctgTCACGAACACATTTAGCACACATGGAACCGCCATAGGCTCTGCTAACATGCTTCTTTGTTTTTGACAACCTCATAAGGACTTTAGGGCGCACGGCACGAACCTATGTGGAGCAAAAATTGAAGTCTCATACAGAGTAACTCATAATCATGCATACTTTTTGGATACTAGCCATATTCAAAGAAAATCAAGCACATCATTTAAGCATGTCACTTCAGACTAAGCATAAGCATGTTGAGCAGTttctcttgaaaaaaaaaacctgctgctGAATGTGCAAGATATGCTTTTACAAGATGCAGCTGTTTGCAATCTCTCTTCACTGCAAATATCTTTCTAAAAAGTCcctattttgataatttattggTCCAAGATCTCTCACAATCGTACAGTTACATGTCAGTAGATTGGGCTCATGTGTATATATTACAGTGGAGAGTTTGCAACCAAAATACTGCATGAAAACCTGGAAGTGAAGCTGAGAATTAGACTATACAAATAAATTCTAAGActttatcattttttaaataacccAATGTGGTAGTGTTAGTAACACAACTAAGGACATTTGCATTACATACATGTAACCTGACAGTGTCGCTTCAAGTCATCGTACATATTCTTTACCAACATAATCATATTGTAGACCACATCATTTGGAATAACTTTTAATACTGTAGAAAGCACTGCAATTGCTTttactgaaaaatgacatttggACATTACATACTAGCTATCTTTTAAAGCCATTTAGCACTAGAAAAAAGGAGAGTCGGTATCATGTGGTCAACCAAGCTTTCTAGCAACCCCCAACAAGCAGTCCATGTACTACAAACAAGAACCTCTTctacaaaaaattaaaataaactccCAAATATTCTCTTTACAAATATATCAGTCTTCTATCAAATACAATGGACatgatgcatccgatgaagtgggtattcacccacaaaagctcatgctccaatatgtttgttagtctataaggtgctatagaactctttgccacttttacagatccagactaacacagctacccctctaagAATAGACACTGTCCTTCAAAATGTCACTTTTCACACTGCTACAACTGAACCTGCAAACCCTTTTAagtgggttttctttttttttttttgggggggggggggaaaggggaagtTAGTGATATACTGGAAGCCTCCCTAACAAAGATTAAATCAATTTCCTTCTTTCTGTACAAATAAAACTATACCTTTGCTATAtgaacagtttttttaaaatactgtcatTACTATAACTCACTTTTGATTGAACACAATCTGCACACAGAACTACATCATGAACTATCCTACTACAGTATCCCTTTGATAGTTATCTATGTTTAGACTAGCAAGGATTAGCTTTTTGGCTAAATGTCAGTAAACTGCAATTTCATCCCCCCACTTGacccaatgaaaaaatatttccattgatgactgaaatttacagataaacaaagtaaaaaaaaaattctgcttaagaATAAATGATGATTTGATACCTCCAGAATTTAGTGCAACTGaacatttaaatcaatttaaaaaaaagtcacttaaAATAAGTATCATCCACCTAAAGttgttaaaaaaatgaattctgcTAACCCTATCCACGCCCAACTTTATTGTATGGGCATTTGCTACTTATCCCTTAAGATAAAGGGGCTCAGATGCTGTGGATTATGAGCaccaaaattaagaaaaaaaatagcatCACTATCCATTAAATGCTttaagttttcattttaacaactaATCCTCACAACAGGTACATGAAGTAAGCATCATCTCCAACTAAAGACTGAAAAGCACTAGGCAAGATACTTAACTGCAAAAAAAatatcacacagcaagtcaacaACAGTGGGAGCTGAAGTATGTGATCATGGTACCAAAAATGACCAGGTAAATGAGTGTAATACTTACACCGCGAAGTCTTCCTGGACACACACCACATGCAGACTTTGGTGCCTTGCCAACTTTCTTGGTGTAAAGGTAAACAATCCTGTTACCTGGTGTCCGGGATCTGCGTGCATCAGAGAAACATGAAATTAGTGTAAAAAACTAGATTCAAACAGAAAAACTCTCAAACTCTAATCTTACTTACAGCCTGGTCTTGTTAGAGGCTGTATTGTAGGACAACCTACGACGGTATGTCAGACGCTGAACCATTTTTTATATCTAAATAAAACAATGAGAGAAAGAGCATTAGTCTCACAACGATATTTCACCACTAAGTTTAAACCTTTttttctggggggcggggggggggggtggtggtggagaatTTGGACAACAAAAAGTAGGTGACATCATCAGTGAATCATATTACTTTTAATGGCCCTGGCAACACCAATACACTGACGTTTGACATGGGCAGGAGAATGCTTTAGGTTTCACACCTGCTAGTAGTAAAGATGTAGCACTAATCCCAcaaacacaaaaacaatgagaagctTTCAGTCTCAGCATTTTTCTCCTCTAGATCTCAAAGTACGTTATAAAGGAGGGGAAGTAACAAGTTATCTATGTTCAAATGTTGTGGAATCAGTGTGTTAACACCTATGCAAACCCCATTACCTGTCACAGCACCCAGAACTGCCTGCTCCCCATCTCTTGCCCATTAAGCGACAGTCCTGTAACCACCAGGCCCATCCCCCGGTCGTTCTGACACAAGATCTCCCTACCTGGCGCCCCCGCCGCGGGGGAAACAGGTGAGGCGCCCCCACCCCGTGGGTCTGGCCCTGCCCAGCTCCGGAGCCTCCCGTAACCCCGGGGCCTGTCGATGGCCCAGCGGCTCGCAAGGCCgcagcagggggtgcggggaATGTGCTGTAACCAGCAAGCGCGAGCCCCAACCGCGGCCCCGCACGGGACACCCCGGTCCCGAGGCTCCATCCGGGCCGCAACCCAATCCCCGCTCCCCAATATCGCCCTCCCGCGGCTCCACACAGCCGGGTACCCGCCCGGAACTCAGCCCTAGGCCGCCTGGACCCGCCAATCCGCCGATGGAAGCGGATCGGCCCAACTCCCCAGCATAGGTCGGGAGATGGGAGCCACCATACCTGGTCTCGCCGGGACCggaagaggaaggggaagggcgCGTCTCAAAGTTCAAATAGTGACCGAGAAACCCCGGAAGTAGTATTCATGTTTACTCAGTCAAGTTTCCTTCTGGCAGTCGAGAGGGGCATGGGCGCCGCCATGTTGTACGGAAAACAAGGGGCGACTGGCCGGGCTGGGCGTTTCGCCCCGCGGGGGCGTTGAAGAAGATCGGGCTGGAGCCCGCAGTTCGCCACCATTGGGCCGCCTCTCGCTCTCCCTTCACTCAGCGGGTCCCCAGGGACCGGCCCGAGCGCAGCTGGggaagggatttggggtggagccagaaatgaggggttcagggctggggcaggggttctgggtgcgggctctggctgggcagcgCTTTCCTTGGGCGCCTCCCGAGAGCGACTGGCAGGTCCGGCTCAGGGCAGGGCGTGGGGGCAGCACGGACAGACCCCTGCGCCTAAGAGCTGGATGTGCCATCCACTTCTGGGAGCgggacaggtagggagcctgcggTCTCCCCGCTGCGCCGCCAGCAGGACTTTTGGTCTATTCAGATCTCCCGGATTGCTTTTAATAGTCACCAGGAGATCCACGCCGATTCTGATAGACTCTGGGCCAGTCCGGGAAGGTTGACAACCTTAAATTGGACCCATAAACACTGATTGCAGCCACCTCTGGCTCTAATACACACAGCACAGAATGTACCTTACAAACCCAAGCCCTGACAGCCAAGCACTGGGCTTAATACACCTTCTCTtcctgggagtggaggggaggagcGAATCGCAGGAGACAGATCTTGGTTGCCTTGCTTGATGCACTGCTGGAAGGCTCTCTAGGTATGCCTTAGGCTTAAATGCTagcttcagtgtagaccagggtgggcaaactttttggcccgagggccacatctaggtggggaaattgtatgcagggtcatgaatgtagggctggggcaggggtgtgcgaGGGGGTGTGATGtgtaggaaggagctcagggcagggggttgggatgcaggaagggtgcagcagaggactcaaggcagggggttgggggctcagggcaaggggttgggtgcaggaggggttcagcgTGCAGGCTCCATCCTGGCACTGCTTACCTCGAGTGgttccagggtggcagcaggacACAGGcaagttccctgcctgccctggccccgtgccACTCCAGGAAGTGGCCTGCATGTCCGGCAATGGCTCCTGTGGGTGAGGTGGGGCAGGTGGCTCCCACTGGTtgtggttccctgttcccggccaatgaaaGCTGTGGGGaacagtgcctgcaggtgagggcagcacacggagccctctgcccttccccccaggggccgcagggacttGGTGCCAGTCGCTTCCAAGAGTGGCGTGcggccaaggcaggcagggagcctgccttagccctgctgcaccacaggGCTGGCAATCCCGGCCCGCCGGCCGTAGTTCACCCTCCCATGGTGTAGACACTATCTATGCCCACGGGGAGGGATTCCAATCAATTGGAAAGCCTGAAAGTTTCCCGTTGGTTGCTCCCTGAGTTGCCACACCGGGATTTCACTTTCAGGGGAAAAATGACGTGGTAactttatataattttaaatCAGGAAAATAGTCTACTCCAGACTTGTGGGACCTAAGAGTTATTTTCTTAGCAGCCTGTCTTTGCAGGACCaatctctctgtttcttttctaCTCTAGTGGATGCCATTGTCATGGTTGTGGCTGGTGCAGGCATGGTATCTATTGCATTGACAGCTTTTACCACTCCCATAATCCTGAGACTTTGGAAGCAGTCCTGAGGACTTGAGAAATCTCTTAGAATCTTGAGTCTTAAGCCAAGAGCCTGAAAATATGCAGAGCTAGAGGTATTAGTTGTTTCCTCAGAAACCTGGAAACGCTGATCTGGTAGCAACCCAAGACATCACAAGTGATAATTTTTTGGACAGCcaataaagaaaaaatactgAGAGCCCTAATCAGGCAATTCCTTTTTAACCCCCAGTGATTACTTCCATTTcctttgttattttttatttctttgctgCAATAAAATTATCTAATGGAAAATTAAAAACGCATGCCTGTCCCAACAAGTGATCCATTCAAGGTAAACAACTGCACTGTGGATGCCTATTTCTCTTCATTCTTTTCTGACTGGATCTACTCCCCTTCtgcattcagggccggctctagccatttcgccgctccTCAGGCACGCCGCAGggagtgctctgccgctcgccggtcccgcggctccggtggacctcctgcagacgtgTCTGCGGaaggtcccctggtcccgcggctccagtggacctcccgcaggcgtgcctgtggatgctccaccggagcctgcgggaggtccaccaaagccacctgccaccttcctggcaaccggtagagcgccccccgcggcatgccgccccaagcacacgcttggcgtgctggggcctggagccggccctgtctgcatTCCAGGAGTGAAGCAGGGTAGTCTACACAGATGCGAATTCTTGCAGTTTGATAAGTTACAAGTTTCAGTTCATGAGCTGTCTTCAGAATGCTGCTTGACACCATTGCTAAACACAGGATTTTGTCTAAAAAGTAGTATTGCAACAGCTGGTTATCTAAGATCAGTGAAGCTGGAAAAGATGAACCATTGAAGTCAAGCAGAtcatttaaaatgtatatctGGGTAAACCCTTCAGTTTTTTCCAGAGTCTAGTAATCCTGTTTTTTTATGCAAGCCTATTTTTCTAAACATCAGATTATTTCCTGAAAGCCTTATTGTTCTACACTGTGGCAGTTATGGTTCATGCCCACAGCAAGAAAGTTTTAAATCTACTACTCAAAAATCTAAACCATAAATGACCTgataggttttgtttgttttgtttttgctaatGGAACAAAGGCAGACAAGGCATCTTGGACACAtcccttttttttaatacaagGAATCCATGGGTGAAATCATGGTCTTGAAAGCCCTTTCTGAGGTGCAGTTGAAAAAGCACAAACACCATGGTTTAAAAAGAACGACTTTGCACATAGATGCATTCCCTTTTCCTATAATAAGAACAAAGATGTGAAGGTCACAGCTAGTTACACAGGTCAAGCAAAAATGCAACTGAAAAATTGTCCCCAAGTACATCtataccctgatataatgcgacccaatataacacgaattcggatataacatggtaaagcagtgctccgggagggcaaggcagggctgcgcactccggcagatcaaagcaagtctgatctaatgcggtttcacctataatgtagtaagattttttggctcccgaggacagcgttatatgggATAGAGGTGTACAAATGTTTCTTGAACCTGTGGCTGCATCAGATTCTTGTGCATGTCTGGTCCCCTTCTACTTTTTTTTATTCCTGTCTTATTCAATCCTCAACATGCACCCCCTTTGCTCTCCAAAACTCAGCAGTGACATGAGTTGTGTCCACATACATTATGGCTGTCTGCAATATTTCTTGATCTACTTGCAGCTGAACTGGGAGTTCTGGACGGGGACCCCTCTTTTCCCTGGAGTATGGTAGCAGGGGTTCTTCAACAGTCTCTGTTAACACCCACCCATGTAATCCTGCTAGACCATAAACATAATGGTAGAGGGTAGTTATGGGGATAATCTGATGCATCTGAGCCTGGATAGTCCACCAACAAACTATGCCCCTAACTTGTACTACCTCCCACTTGCACTGCACAACATGGGACAGATGCTAAGACTGGAAGCAGTCAGAGCTGAGCACAGAGGAAGTCAGATGGTCTCCCAACAGCCAACGAGAGTACTCCAGCTGTGCCAACTTTGCCAATTTGAATCTGATGTTATATCCttatttattttggaaaattaTTTCTATCAATAATTTTCAATTACCTTTAGGCAATGGCGTGTGTTACCTATACTGAAGAAAGGAATGCTAGCTTTAAAGATTCCCATTGTATTGGGTTTCTCAAGTCTCTTCAGTTGGACTTTGTCTGAGATCACATCCCACACATTGAGGCCTTGACAGGTTGAAGAGTGTGCTGACAAGCATGGCTGGCCTTTTCGCTTTGAAATTAGTGGCTAGCTGGCAATATTAAGGCCtatgtttttcattttgttctcTACCCCATGGATCCTGCTCCCATCCCACTATGGGGCACCAAAGCATCAAAGAACAAAATATTCTAAAACATATGTTTCAATTTCTCCTGCTCCTGAGCTGTGGTTGCTCTGGGTGGTTCCACTCTGCCTGGCTCTCTGTGCTGCACAACATCCACtcttttcttcacacagcacatgaGAATGCATTGTAGCCAATCTGGTAATTGACACGGTTTATTTGCATTTGATttataaggccaaattctgcctagggttgAAGACAAAAGCATTAACATTGGCTTCAAAgcaagccctcaccccccccattCATTCGGagtagaatttcacccaatgagTGTAAGCTATGAAGTGTTCTCTGCTACTTTTGTTTAAAcaatattacaaaaaataaaatctattgtATACATTTTCAAAGGACCTGTACACACATCTCAAGGTTCCGATGCAATCATTAGCCACTTGAGCTTTGCTCTTGGAAGTAGCATGTATATAGAAACCTTTGATGTGTGTTCATAGTCTTATTTATAGGTTTTTAGCTCACAGTTTGTTGTGCAGGATTCTTCCTGTCTTATATCTATAATTATTATTTTGGTTAATTATTGACtctttttaaatgcaaattatggCACCAGAATTTTCCTGCTttgtgaaagaaagagaaaatatgtCTGAACTAGATATGAGAGTACATTTGAAAAAGAAGCACATTTTAGACAAGTGAATTTCAGAGCAATTAGAGTATTTAATTTGAACTTTCTAAGTCCAGAACCCTGAGGGGAGTAAGGAaaccaattaaattaaattaaataatcatgctctaaatataaaaatgtaacaGAACCCAATTGTGAAAGAACAACGCTATTAAATTACTGATGAAGTAGTTTGGAAATGCAACAGTTTGCCATCTTATTACCAAGCAATAGTTACTGATTTTACCTAGAATTAGCAAATTTGGGCCACAACCTCGACTGGTTTAAATAAAAGTAGCTGCATTGAACTAAATGAAATtgcactgatttacactggctgagggtCTGGCCTGTTGTTTTAAAACACATGCAATTTATTTTGTACGATTAACAGGACTGTCAAATGAAGAGTTTACAAATGCATCTTGAAATATTAGTTTGATTTTTTAATACTGTCTAGTTTGGTTGATCATATCTGAAGTAGGAGTTTACTAGGGCTTACTaggagctagcaaacaggagcAGCCAACAGGGGAGTTTTGCGAGGGACTTCTTCAGGTGAAGAAGGAGCGATTACGTGATCCTTGGGGTAACTTTGCtgtctgttgtgtgtgtgtgtttgttgtagTGTGTTTGCTTCTGGACTGAAATATACCatgtggtctgtttgtttgggggaccATGTGCTGACTGTGTGAGTGCTGAGCCAAGccgcctgctaggcaaggctgataGCTTCTTAAGGAGGCTTTGATCCCTAAGCCCTTTAGCACCCATCAACCTTTAACCAGGGGGAGGGGCTACTCAGGAAGACCAATGCTTTAAAAAGCCCACTCCTAAGCAACCAGAGGAGCCAGCAAATAGtggagttttgtgagggagtttaCGGTCAGCAGGGGGGCTGCATATACTTAACATTCCTTGAACTTTTTTAAACTTAAGCTTAAAAACATCCCCTGATAAAAACTAAACAACAACAATGGAAccagctgcaggagtaaaaagacaatgcaggcagaagtccagcaacagcatgggggctacccagtttattgcgctgagtgtggcatgtatgattacctgccctatgaGCAGGTAacatatgtgtgcatttggtgcaaggagctcctggtcctcagagaccatgtacgggctttggaggccagggtggctgagctggagtagctaagggagacagagaggtacatagatgagactttccaggacacagtatACTGATCCCATCTCTGGTCTGACAGACTCTGTTCTGTTGAGGAgtatgaaagtctcagggaaggagaacatccaactggagcagagggaaatgatcccatagttgggatcctccttccagatgatgatgtggtTTCCTCTCTCACTGAGGATACCtttccaggggagggaactccagttattaggaagagacaggtgttagtaatgggcaATTTGATCAACAGAAACACAGATTGCTGGGTTTGCGATGATCGAGAGAACTGCatagtgacttgcctgcctggtgcaaagattGCGGATCTCTCAAGTCATATAGACaggcttatgtgtagtgctgcGGAGGAGCCAATGGTACCAATGAAATAGgggaggataggagagaggtcctggaggccaaatttaggcagcTAGATAAGaaattgaagtccaggaccttcctggtagcattctctgaaatgcttccagttccacgcatggggccagttagacaggtagaactgcagggtctcaatgtgtggatgaaacaatggtgtagggaggaggggtttagttttattaggaactggggaaactttggggaaagggggagccgatacaggaaggatgggctccatctaaaccaaaatggaatcaGATTGCTGGCGCTTAAAATtgaaaaggttgtagagcagtttttcaaccaagggctgggggaaagctgacaggtgccagtccgacctggggggaaattctttCACAACCTTACAAACAGCagtcagttagatcctgagcatgtgagcaagaaccaaccagccaagcacctgaaagAGAGAATGTTCAGTGCCATCTCAGAGCCCTGGCTTACCTTCCCAGTGTTTCATGTCCAGCTGTGCCCAAACCTGATTCTTCAGAAAGAGATCAAAGCTACCCCACCCCCACAATACATTGGAGGGAATTCCTTTCCTGATCTACAGAAGGCCAGCTGAAACCCTTTTCAGAACACCAGGCATAAACCAGAAGTGAGTCCACGGGCTGTTGAACCATGCCCCGTACTTAGCTACTGCTCTTTTCTTCCTTACACAGTCCTCCTTGAGCATCTCTCTTCCCAAGATCCTCAGTTGTGCAACCCCATACTCCATACTCACACTGGAGAACACTCACTCATAGCTCCCCTGACGTCACAGGGTAAGAGCTCCAAGGCTTACATAATTGGACTTTCAGAAGGTATCCTCTCACCACCTCCTTTCCTTTACCTGGCTGTCCTGTCTCATTCTGGTAGTCTAGTACTTGCAGGTTTCCACTGTGAATCCACTGTTCTGGTCCTCTGCCCCAGTTGTGTTGCTGATCCCTTGCTCTCTAGTAGACTTCTGCAGTCCTCTGGGCTCTTCT
Encoded here:
- the RPL34 gene encoding 60S ribosomal protein L34; protein product: MVQRLTYRRRLSYNTASNKTRLSRTPGNRIVYLYTKKVGKAPKSACGVCPGRLRGVRAVRPKVLMRLSKTKKHVSRAYGGSMCAKCVRDRIKRAFLIEEQKIVVKVLKAQAQSQKSK